Proteins co-encoded in one Candidatus Blochmannia sp. SNP genomic window:
- the ribF gene encoding bifunctional riboflavin kinase/FAD synthetase: protein MEFIRGLHNIKSHHKGCILTIGNFDGFHRGHQALISKLQEERNHLKLPVMVMIFEPQPREYLSNIIAIRLTRLRDKINYLYTAGVDVILCITFNKKFASIEAYNFVKNILIYKLGVQFVYIGDDFRFGAFRKGDFFLLKKISKNEGFKVIRTAAYLDSNGKRISSTAIREALTENRILDAELLLGHSYCISGRVIHGNSLGRKLGFPTANISLQGKRLPIRGVYAVKVYGISNLPLPGIANIGIRPTITGKNQQQLEVHLLNISTNIYTYHIKVVFLAKIRDEQYFTSMETLQHQIKNDIINVRSYFNKIISTKFIKME, encoded by the coding sequence ATGGAATTTATTAGAGGATTACACAATATAAAATCTCATCATAAAGGCTGTATACTTACTATTGGCAATTTTGATGGATTTCATCGTGGACATCAAGCATTAATTTCAAAATTACAAGAAGAAAGGAATCATTTAAAATTACCTGTTATGGTTATGATTTTTGAACCACAACCCAGAGAATATCTATCTAATATAATAGCAATACGATTAACTAGGTTGAGAGATAAAATTAATTATTTATATACTGCAGGTGTAGATGTTATTCTATGTATTACCTTTAATAAAAAATTTGCTTCAATAGAAGCATATAATTTCGTTAAGAATATATTAATCTATAAACTAGGAGTGCAATTTGTTTATATTGGGGATGATTTTAGGTTTGGAGCCTTTAGGAAAGGAGATTTTTTTTTATTGAAAAAAATAAGTAAAAATGAAGGTTTTAAAGTAATACGCACTGCTGCTTATCTTGATTCAAATGGAAAAAGAATAAGTAGTACTGCAATACGTGAGGCTTTAACAGAAAATAGAATTTTAGATGCTGAATTATTACTGGGACATTCTTATTGTATTTCTGGTAGAGTAATACATGGAAATAGCTTAGGCCGTAAACTTGGGTTTCCTACAGCTAATATATCATTACAGGGTAAAAGATTACCTATACGTGGCGTATATGCAGTAAAAGTATATGGTATTTCTAATCTACCATTACCAGGTATAGCTAATATAGGAATACGTCCTACAATCACTGGTAAAAACCAACAACAATTAGAAGTGCATTTGCTAAATATATCTACAAATATATATACTTATCACATTAAAGTAGTTTTTTTAGCTAAAATACGTGATGAACAATATTTCACTTCTATGGAAACATTACAACATCAAATTAAAAACGATATAATAAATGTACGTAGTTATTTTAACAAAATAATATCAACAAAATTTATAAAAATGGAATGA
- the rpsT gene encoding 30S ribosomal protein S20 has product MANTKSAKKNLIKSKNQRRHNISRRSMLRTFIKKVHIAIAAKDKKSAMTSFVSMQKIVDRQACKGLIHKNKAARHKSRTYTRIESMTHSSLE; this is encoded by the coding sequence TTGGCTAATACTAAATCAGCTAAAAAAAATCTTATAAAATCAAAAAATCAACGTAGGCATAATATAAGTCGTCGATCAATGCTGCGCACTTTTATTAAAAAAGTGCATATAGCAATTGCAGCTAAAGATAAAAAATCCGCAATGACATCATTTGTTTCTATGCAAAAAATAGTAGATCGTCAGGCTTGCAAAGGTTTAATTCATAAGAATAAAGCTGCTAGACATAAATCTAGGACATATACGCGTATTGAATCAATGACTCATTCTTCATTGGAATAA
- the dnaJ gene encoding molecular chaperone DnaJ encodes MAKSDYYEILGVSKNADEREIKKSYKRLAMKFHPDRNPGNTAAETKFKEIKEAYEILSNVEKRAAYDQYGHTAFEQGNMGSAANSGRTSSADFSDIFGDVFGDIFGGNRRNRSGRGSDLRYNIELNLEDAVRGVIKEICIPTLSSCEKCHGSGARSNASIVTCMTCHGQGQIQIRQGFFSVQQSCPACHGHGKIIKEVCNRCHGNGRVERSKTLSVKIPAGVNTGDRIRLSGEGESGMNGAPAGDLYVQVQVRKHPIFDREEKNLYCEVPISFSMAALGGEIEVPTLDGRVKLKIPPETQTGKLFRMRGKGVRSVRSSGGSNGDLLCRVVVETPVRLSSTQKQLLQDLSDSFEGPNGNRNSPRSKSFFDGVKKFFDDLTR; translated from the coding sequence ATGGCTAAATCAGACTATTATGAGATTTTGGGCGTTTCCAAAAATGCGGATGAGCGTGAAATCAAAAAGTCCTATAAACGCCTGGCAATGAAATTTCATCCAGATCGTAATCCAGGAAATACTGCAGCTGAAACAAAGTTTAAAGAAATTAAAGAAGCATACGAAATATTAAGTAATGTAGAAAAACGTGCCGCTTATGATCAGTATGGTCATACAGCGTTTGAGCAAGGAAATATGGGGTCAGCGGCTAATTCAGGAAGGACATCATCAGCAGATTTTAGCGATATTTTTGGTGATGTGTTTGGAGATATATTTGGAGGAAATAGGAGAAATCGTTCAGGTAGAGGATCAGATTTACGGTATAATATAGAATTAAATTTAGAAGATGCAGTACGTGGAGTTATTAAAGAAATCTGTATCCCAACTTTATCAAGCTGTGAGAAATGTCATGGAAGTGGAGCACGATCTAATGCATCAATAGTCACCTGCATGACGTGTCATGGTCAAGGACAAATTCAAATACGCCAAGGATTTTTTTCTGTGCAACAATCATGTCCTGCATGCCATGGACATGGGAAAATTATTAAAGAAGTTTGTAATAGATGTCATGGAAATGGACGGGTAGAGCGATCTAAAACTCTTTCTGTTAAGATTCCTGCAGGTGTAAATACAGGAGATCGTATACGCTTGTCAGGTGAAGGTGAATCTGGAATGAATGGCGCTCCTGCAGGGGATTTATATGTTCAAGTACAAGTTAGAAAACATCCAATTTTTGATAGAGAAGAAAAAAATCTTTATTGTGAAGTGCCAATTAGTTTTTCTATGGCAGCTTTAGGAGGTGAAATTGAGGTACCCACTTTAGATGGTAGAGTTAAATTAAAAATTCCTCCTGAAACACAAACTGGAAAGTTGTTTCGCATGAGAGGAAAGGGTGTGAGATCAGTACGTAGTAGCGGCGGCAGTAATGGCGATTTATTATGTAGGGTGGTAGTAGAAACTCCCGTTAGATTAAGCAGTACCCAAAAACAACTGCTGCAAGATTTGTCAGATAGTTTTGAAGGACCTAATGGTAATAGAAATAGTCCTAGATCTAAAAGTTTTTTTGATGGCGTAAAAAAATTTTTTGATGATCTTACTCGTTAA